From Drosophila yakuba strain Tai18E2 chromosome 2L, Prin_Dyak_Tai18E2_2.1, whole genome shotgun sequence, one genomic window encodes:
- the LOC6528682 gene encoding uncharacterized protein LOC6528682 yields the protein MAPNNPSHPGGKASAVAMAASHTISYVQCQNLKYNVIILGWLGVIISSVVLGSSALTIHVRPDIELLLNQWPMNLVPVEEQQLLINLLTIFSSIVYGLSLINMGVSLLLLIGIARDSSCLIYPWLIYHGVIFGFGLYLGVFYATAGLFIDLSSFLMCLLVFTLVLVIFYKIYHEVFTLFRVMEQQSKNGAMDGLYYQDAENGWTAAGVPFQHVYVPRLPIQK from the exons ATGGCCCCCAACAATCCATCGCATCCTGGTGGAAAGGCATCCGCCGTGGCGATGGCCGCCAGCCACACCATCTCGTACGTGCAGTGCCAGAACCTGAAGTACAACGTCATCATCCTCGGCTGGCTGGGCGTGATCATATCCAGCGTCGTCCTGGGCAGCTCCGCCCTGACCATCCACGTGCGTCCCGACATCGAACTGCTGCTCAACCAGTGGCCCATGAACTTGGTCCCGGTTGAGGAACAGCAGCTACTGATCAATT TGTTGACCATCTTTAGCTCCATTGTGTACGGACTGTCGCTGATCAACATGGGCGTCAgtctgctgctgctaattGGTATTGCCCGG GACTCAAGTTGCCTTATATATCCCTGGTTGATCTATCACGGCGTTATTTTTGGCTTCGGTCTTTATTTGGGGGTTTTCTACGCGACCGCAGGTCTGTTTATTGACCTGTCGAGCTTTCTAATGTGTCTTCTGGTGTTCACCCTTGTGCTGG TTATATTTTACAAGATCTATCACGAGGTCTTCACCCTATTCCGCGTGATGGAGCAGCAGTCAAAGAATGGGGCAATGGACGGGCTTTACTACCAGGATGCGGAGAATGGATGGACTGCGGCTGGGGTTCCTTTTCAGCATGTTTATGTGCCGCGTCTGCCGATCCAAAAGTAA
- the LOC6528683 gene encoding uncharacterized protein LOC6528683 isoform X2, which translates to MLVATDRNNTYPTTISRSTRNTWRWSRLALAVSLCAYCCCASSAATPTTSVTTAALLTGHQLLPWQTAAATAASAATTPSTARNLYAPHQSFSRQDDISFKDMRQRNDGTVVQSFGSYRTARQFGGFSTTAQRRSDPAVEIIPAPSVELPQGELITVPKQLVPTMPENVTRQGRRRNYMYIPLQTDSDNGSTALLQLRPSRNATLSTLGPPADGVAAAAHEFGAELAIQASGGEQQPLALELGPERTERSDLLAAASSTDKLEYAEPENTSRRVGFQFPSYSLKPASPFHPQAYREDNPIFGDTSAGGYEPQPYSEDASPVPPPTQYEQHETRHTRQLYFDSDAASSSFEFPGLVSNSKPHGIKLYRDDVTKFGDINGPITALPQQRPQRGFYFGDTEFRTGPPAPVRQFGPQKNFQEYVGPSEYQGTRKSRYYPYKSSRSPRVVFPTNDNVGTTGPSGPAGGSSGPSGNGVYFSDNIAFRDQNFGINELAAVQDVRNDYSLQELDSASEATSSPQSASTFKEKVDITTDTECQHRGGTCEFFLGCWLSGGLIQGTCDGLLRGCCHRTAKSANLGSSDFVGNAVDLTDLPQKNYGPVNNEPSCGISLAKQTAQRRIVGGDDAGFGSFPWQAYIRIGSSRCGGSLISRRHVVTAGHCVARATPRQVHVTLGDYVINSAVEPLPAYTFGVRRIDVHPYFKFTPQADRFDISVLTLERTVHFMPHIAPICLPEKNEDFLGKFGWAAGWGALNPGSRLRPKTLQAVDVPVIENRICERWHRQNGINVVIYQEMLCAGYRNGGKDSCQGDSGGPLMHDKNGRWYLIGVVSAGYSCASRGQPGIYHSVSKTVDWVSYVVGLTMNI; encoded by the exons ATGTTAGTGGCCACCGACAGAAACAATACCTACCCCACCACCATCAGCCGGAGCACACGCAACACGTGGAGATGGAGCCGTCTGGCGTTGGCCGTTAGTCTCTGCGCctactgctgctgcgcctcgtccgctgccacgcccaccacctCGGTGACCACGGCCGCCCTCCTCACCGGCCACCAGCTGCTGCCCTGGCAAACGGCAGCGGCGACGGCGGCGTCGGCGGCCACCACGCCCTCCACCGCACGCAATCTCTATGCGCCGCACCAGAGCTTCAGCCGGCAGGACGACATCAGTTTTAAGGACATGCGCCAGCGCAACGATGGTACGGTGGTGCAGTCCTTCGGTTCCTATCGCACCGCCCGTCAGTTTGGTGGCTTCTCCACCACTGCCCAGCGGCGATCCGACCCCGCCGTGGAGATCATTCCCGCTCCATCCGTGGAACTGCCGCAGGGTGAGCTCATCACGGTGCCCAAGCAGTTGGTGCCAACGATGCCGGAGAATGTGACGCGTCAGGGTCGCCGGCGCAACTACATGTACATACCGCTGCAGACGGATTCGGATAATGGATCCACGGCGCTGTTGCAACTGCGTCCCAGCCGGAACGCCACGCTCTCCACGCTGGGACCTCCGGCCGATGGAGTGGCCGCCGCGGCCCATGAATTTGGCGCCGAACTGGCCATCCAGGCTTCTGGAGGGGAGCAGCAACCTCTTGCATTGGAACTGGGTCCCGAGCGAACTGAACGCAGCGATCTCCTGGCTGCCGCGAGCTCCACGGACAAGCTGGAGTACGCCGAGCCGGAGAACACCAGTCGTCGGGTGGGCTTCCAATTTCCCAGCTACAGCCTGAAGCCCGCCAGTCCCTTCCACCCGCAGGCCTACCGCGAGGACAACCCCATATTCGGGGACACCAGTGCCGGAGGCTATGAGCCCCAGCCGTACAGCGAGGACGCATCGCCCGTTCCACCGCCCACTCAGTACGAGCAGCACGAGACGCGGCACACCCGGCAGCTCTACTTTGACTCGGACGCGGCATCCTCCAGCTTCGAGTTTCCCGGCCTGGTGAGCAACTCCAAGCCGCATGGCATCAAGCTCTACCGCGACGACGTGACTAAGTTCGGGGACATCAATGGACCGATCACCGCACTTCCGCAACAGCGACCCCAGAGAGGCTTCTACTTCGGCGACACTGAGTTCCGCACTGGTCCTCCTGCTCCGGTCCGCCAGTTTGGGCCGCAGAAGAATTTCCAGGAGTACGTGGGACCCAGCGAGTACCAGGGAACCCGCAAGAGCCGCTACTACCCCTACAAGTCCTCTCGCAGTCCACGGGTCGTCTTCCCCACCAACGACAACGTGGGCACCACCGGACCCAGTGGACCCgccggcggcagcagcggtcCCTCCGGAAACGGAGTCTACTTCAGCGACAACATTGCTTTCAG GGACCAGAACTTTGGCATCAACGAACTGGCCGCCGTGCAGGATGTGCGCAATGACTACAGTCTGCAGGAGCTGGACAGCGCCTCGGAGGCGACCAGCAGTCCGCAGTCGGCGAGCACGTTCAAGGAGAAAG TCGACATCACAACGGACACGGAGTGCCAGCACCGGGGCGGCACGTGCGAGTTCTTCCTGGGCTGCTGGCTCTCCGGCGGCCTCATTCAGGGCACCTGCGACGGACTGCTGCGCGGCTGTTGCCACCGCACGGCCAAGTCGGCCAATCTGGGCAGCTCGGACTTCGTCGGCAATGCCGTAGATCTCACCGATCTGCCGCAAAAGAACTACGGACCCGTGAACAACGAACCCA GCTGCGGCATTTCGCTGGCCAAGCAGACCGCCCAGCGGCGCATTGTGGGCGGCGATGATGCGGGCTTCGGCTCCTTTCCCTGGCAGGCCTACATCCGCATCGGCTCCTCCCG GTGCGGAGGTTCGTTGATCTCGCGGCGGCACGTGGTCACCGCCGGTCATTGTGTGGCCCGGGCCACTCCGCGCCAGGTGCATGTCACGCTGGGCGATTACGTGATCAACTCGGCCGTGGAGCCGCTGCCTGCCTACACCTTCGGCGTCCGCCGGATCGACGTGCATCCGTACTTCAAGTTCACGCCGCAGGCCGACCGCTTCGACATCTCCGTGCTGACGCTAGAGCGCACCGTGCACTTCATGCCCCACATAG CTCCGATTTGCCTGCCTGAGAAGAACGAGGACTTCCTGGGCAAGTTTGGCTGGGCCGCCGGCTGGGGAGCTCTGAACCCGGGCTCCCGGCTGCGTCCCAAGACGTTGCAGGCCGTGGATGTCCCCGTGATCGAAAACCGGATCTGCGAGCGCTGGCACCGGCAGAACGGCATTAATGTGGTCATCTACCAGGAGATGCTCTGCGCGGGCTACCGCAACGGAGGCAAGGACTCGTGCCAGGGCGACTCCGGAGGACCTTTGATGCACGACAAGAACGGGCGCTGGTACCTGATTG GTGTGGTCTCTGCTGGTTACTCCTGCGCGTCCCGCGGCCAGCCGGGCATCTATCACAGCGTCAGCAAGACCGTGGACTGGGTGTCCTACGTCGTCGGACTCACGATGAACATCTAA
- the LOC6528683 gene encoding uncharacterized protein LOC6528683 isoform X1 codes for MLVATDRNNTYPTTISRSTRNTWRWSRLALAVSLCAYCCCASSAATPTTSVTTAALLTGHQLLPWQTAAATAASAATTPSTARNLYAPHQSFSRQDDISFKDMRQRNDGTVVQSFGSYRTARQFGGFSTTAQRRSDPAVEIIPAPSVELPQGELITVPKQLVPTMPENVTRQGRRRNYMYIPLQTDSDNGSTALLQLRPSRNATLSTLGPPADGVAAAAHEFGAELAIQASGGEQQPLALELGPERTERSDLLAAASSTDKLEYAEPENTSRRVGFQFPSYSLKPASPFHPQAYREDNPIFGDTSAGGYEPQPYSEDASPVPPPTQYEQHETRHTRQLYFDSDAASSSFEFPGLVSNSKPHGIKLYRDDVTKFGDINGPITALPQQRPQRGFYFGDTEFRTGPPAPVRQFGPQKNFQEYVGPSEYQGTRKSRYYPYKSSRSPRVVFPTNDNVGTTGPSGPAGGSSGPSGNGVYFSDNIAFRDQNFGINELAAVQDVRNDYSLQELDSASEATSSPQSASTFKEKGCGISLAKQTAQRRIVGGDDAGFGSFPWQAYIRIGSSRCGGSLISRRHVVTAGHCVARATPRQVHVTLGDYVINSAVEPLPAYTFGVRRIDVHPYFKFTPQADRFDISVLTLERTVHFMPHIAPICLPEKNEDFLGKFGWAAGWGALNPGSRLRPKTLQAVDVPVIENRICERWHRQNGINVVIYQEMLCAGYRNGGKDSCQGDSGGPLMHDKNGRWYLIGVVSAGYSCASRGQPGIYHSVSKTVDWVSYVVGLTMNI; via the exons ATGTTAGTGGCCACCGACAGAAACAATACCTACCCCACCACCATCAGCCGGAGCACACGCAACACGTGGAGATGGAGCCGTCTGGCGTTGGCCGTTAGTCTCTGCGCctactgctgctgcgcctcgtccgctgccacgcccaccacctCGGTGACCACGGCCGCCCTCCTCACCGGCCACCAGCTGCTGCCCTGGCAAACGGCAGCGGCGACGGCGGCGTCGGCGGCCACCACGCCCTCCACCGCACGCAATCTCTATGCGCCGCACCAGAGCTTCAGCCGGCAGGACGACATCAGTTTTAAGGACATGCGCCAGCGCAACGATGGTACGGTGGTGCAGTCCTTCGGTTCCTATCGCACCGCCCGTCAGTTTGGTGGCTTCTCCACCACTGCCCAGCGGCGATCCGACCCCGCCGTGGAGATCATTCCCGCTCCATCCGTGGAACTGCCGCAGGGTGAGCTCATCACGGTGCCCAAGCAGTTGGTGCCAACGATGCCGGAGAATGTGACGCGTCAGGGTCGCCGGCGCAACTACATGTACATACCGCTGCAGACGGATTCGGATAATGGATCCACGGCGCTGTTGCAACTGCGTCCCAGCCGGAACGCCACGCTCTCCACGCTGGGACCTCCGGCCGATGGAGTGGCCGCCGCGGCCCATGAATTTGGCGCCGAACTGGCCATCCAGGCTTCTGGAGGGGAGCAGCAACCTCTTGCATTGGAACTGGGTCCCGAGCGAACTGAACGCAGCGATCTCCTGGCTGCCGCGAGCTCCACGGACAAGCTGGAGTACGCCGAGCCGGAGAACACCAGTCGTCGGGTGGGCTTCCAATTTCCCAGCTACAGCCTGAAGCCCGCCAGTCCCTTCCACCCGCAGGCCTACCGCGAGGACAACCCCATATTCGGGGACACCAGTGCCGGAGGCTATGAGCCCCAGCCGTACAGCGAGGACGCATCGCCCGTTCCACCGCCCACTCAGTACGAGCAGCACGAGACGCGGCACACCCGGCAGCTCTACTTTGACTCGGACGCGGCATCCTCCAGCTTCGAGTTTCCCGGCCTGGTGAGCAACTCCAAGCCGCATGGCATCAAGCTCTACCGCGACGACGTGACTAAGTTCGGGGACATCAATGGACCGATCACCGCACTTCCGCAACAGCGACCCCAGAGAGGCTTCTACTTCGGCGACACTGAGTTCCGCACTGGTCCTCCTGCTCCGGTCCGCCAGTTTGGGCCGCAGAAGAATTTCCAGGAGTACGTGGGACCCAGCGAGTACCAGGGAACCCGCAAGAGCCGCTACTACCCCTACAAGTCCTCTCGCAGTCCACGGGTCGTCTTCCCCACCAACGACAACGTGGGCACCACCGGACCCAGTGGACCCgccggcggcagcagcggtcCCTCCGGAAACGGAGTCTACTTCAGCGACAACATTGCTTTCAG GGACCAGAACTTTGGCATCAACGAACTGGCCGCCGTGCAGGATGTGCGCAATGACTACAGTCTGCAGGAGCTGGACAGCGCCTCGGAGGCGACCAGCAGTCCGCAGTCGGCGAGCACGTTCAAGGAGAAAG GCTGCGGCATTTCGCTGGCCAAGCAGACCGCCCAGCGGCGCATTGTGGGCGGCGATGATGCGGGCTTCGGCTCCTTTCCCTGGCAGGCCTACATCCGCATCGGCTCCTCCCG GTGCGGAGGTTCGTTGATCTCGCGGCGGCACGTGGTCACCGCCGGTCATTGTGTGGCCCGGGCCACTCCGCGCCAGGTGCATGTCACGCTGGGCGATTACGTGATCAACTCGGCCGTGGAGCCGCTGCCTGCCTACACCTTCGGCGTCCGCCGGATCGACGTGCATCCGTACTTCAAGTTCACGCCGCAGGCCGACCGCTTCGACATCTCCGTGCTGACGCTAGAGCGCACCGTGCACTTCATGCCCCACATAG CTCCGATTTGCCTGCCTGAGAAGAACGAGGACTTCCTGGGCAAGTTTGGCTGGGCCGCCGGCTGGGGAGCTCTGAACCCGGGCTCCCGGCTGCGTCCCAAGACGTTGCAGGCCGTGGATGTCCCCGTGATCGAAAACCGGATCTGCGAGCGCTGGCACCGGCAGAACGGCATTAATGTGGTCATCTACCAGGAGATGCTCTGCGCGGGCTACCGCAACGGAGGCAAGGACTCGTGCCAGGGCGACTCCGGAGGACCTTTGATGCACGACAAGAACGGGCGCTGGTACCTGATTG GTGTGGTCTCTGCTGGTTACTCCTGCGCGTCCCGCGGCCAGCCGGGCATCTATCACAGCGTCAGCAAGACCGTGGACTGGGTGTCCTACGTCGTCGGACTCACGATGAACATCTAA